One window of the Flavobacteriaceae bacterium YJPT1-3 genome contains the following:
- a CDS encoding YihY/virulence factor BrkB family protein, translating to MSDAIEEKLEKIPIIAQLADFSKKVILPGFEGLSLYDLLETYALGIVKGTFSTRASSIAFSFFMAIFPALLFLLNLVPYIPISNFQAQFLDFIEELLPPQTSSFFEPILVDIAANPRGGLLSLVGVLAIILTANGVNAIFSGFEYSYHVEINRSVIRQYLVSIGVGIILVLLFLLTASVIIYIQYLMVSMEEQGYRTGQLVWLPVLRYVFFLVMTYCIIATLYYFGTKESRQSRFFSLGALMTTLLFILTTYLFGVYINNFSTYNELYGSIGALLILMIYIWINANLLLLGFELNATLRKLKSGLRSKSDIVNENTP from the coding sequence ATGTCAGACGCCATTGAAGAAAAGCTGGAGAAGATCCCTATTATAGCTCAACTCGCAGACTTTTCTAAAAAAGTGATTTTACCCGGTTTTGAAGGCCTATCCCTCTATGATTTGCTGGAGACTTATGCGCTGGGCATAGTCAAGGGTACCTTTTCCACACGGGCGTCATCCATCGCTTTCAGTTTTTTTATGGCCATATTTCCAGCCTTATTGTTTCTGCTCAATTTGGTTCCCTATATTCCCATTTCCAACTTTCAGGCGCAATTCCTTGATTTTATTGAAGAACTCCTACCCCCACAGACCAGTTCTTTTTTTGAGCCCATTTTGGTTGATATTGCCGCCAATCCTCGTGGTGGACTCCTTTCCTTGGTGGGGGTGCTCGCCATCATTTTGACGGCCAACGGGGTCAATGCCATCTTTAGCGGTTTCGAGTACAGTTACCACGTAGAGATCAATCGCAGTGTGATTCGACAGTACCTAGTTTCAATTGGGGTGGGTATCATTCTGGTGTTACTCTTCTTACTAACGGCATCAGTCATTATTTACATTCAATACCTGATGGTTTCCATGGAAGAGCAGGGGTACAGAACCGGGCAGTTGGTTTGGTTACCAGTGCTCCGCTATGTTTTCTTTCTGGTCATGACCTATTGTATTATCGCCACGCTCTATTATTTCGGGACTAAAGAAAGCAGGCAGTCCCGCTTTTTCTCTTTAGGCGCCTTGATGACGACGCTGCTCTTTATCTTGACAACCTATCTCTTTGGGGTCTATATCAATAATTTTTCAACCTACAATGAGTTATATGGTTCTATAGGAGCCTTATTGATCCTGATGATTTATATTTGGATCAATGCCAATCTGCTCCTACTCGGCTTTGAGCTCAATGCCACCCTACGCAAGTTGAAAAGCGGGTTGCGCTCCAAATCAGATATTGTAAACGAAAATACCCCATGA
- the nadC gene encoding carboxylating nicotinate-nucleotide diphosphorylase, translated as MIAKDLLNQEIDLIISNAIREDVGEGDHTSIACIPDSACGKAQLLVKEKGIIAGVSFARAVFAHVDPTLEVDVKIKDGKAVEPGDVVFYVEGRSRSILMAERVVLNGMQRMSAIATKANNFSKLLAGTKAKVLDTRKTTPGLRALEKWAVTIGGGMNHRFALYDMVMIKDNHADFAGGISNAIERVKEYLEANGLDLKIIVEARNLEEVDEILKHKEIHRILLDNFSFEDTRKAVATIGNRCLTESSGGIDASTLREYAECGVDFISSGAMTHSVSNLDLSLKAV; from the coding sequence ATGATAGCAAAGGACCTCCTCAACCAAGAAATTGATTTGATCATCTCTAATGCGATACGTGAAGATGTGGGGGAGGGAGATCATACCTCCATTGCCTGCATTCCGGATTCGGCTTGCGGCAAGGCCCAATTATTGGTCAAGGAAAAAGGAATCATCGCCGGCGTCTCTTTTGCGCGAGCGGTTTTCGCCCATGTCGATCCAACTCTGGAAGTGGATGTGAAGATCAAAGACGGAAAAGCTGTAGAGCCGGGAGATGTCGTGTTCTATGTGGAAGGTCGTTCACGTTCCATCCTGATGGCTGAGCGTGTCGTGCTGAATGGAATGCAGCGTATGAGTGCCATTGCGACCAAGGCGAATAATTTCAGTAAACTATTAGCGGGAACCAAAGCGAAGGTGTTAGACACTCGAAAAACTACTCCTGGTTTACGCGCCTTAGAGAAATGGGCAGTAACCATAGGTGGTGGAATGAATCACCGCTTCGCCCTCTACGATATGGTCATGATTAAGGACAATCACGCCGACTTTGCCGGTGGGATCTCCAATGCGATTGAACGGGTCAAAGAATACCTGGAGGCCAACGGCCTGGATTTGAAGATCATTGTAGAAGCACGCAATCTGGAGGAGGTCGATGAAATATTGAAGCACAAGGAAATTCATCGTATTCTTTTGGATAATTTTTCTTTTGAAGACACCCGAAAGGCGGTAGCTACCATTGGAAATCGCTGCCTGACCGAGTCCTCGGGAGGTATCGATGCATCCACTTTAAGAGAATATGCAGAATGCGGCGTGGACTTTATCTCTAGTGGAGCCATGACCCACTCTGTGTCTAATTTAGACCTGAGCTTAAAGGCTGTGTAA
- the priA gene encoding primosomal protein N' — protein MAHFVDVILPIPVAQAFTYSISEAEYDFLKLGMRVAVPFGKSKIYTAMVRRTHTQAPTLYEAKEIEQILDEEPLVHEVQMKHWEWIANYYMCTLGEVMRAALPGAFLLESETIIRKQQELDPAVTDLSEDEWQIYEALQQQSILRIHEIIDLLDKRKVLPAIKSLLHRGVLSMEEEIYEQYKPKLIQYVRLAPAYEAEALMHQALDDLSRAPKQRQILLSLFTLRAQSKKPLPAKKLLNHAEATTTQLNQLVEKGYLELFEIQRDRIQFDGQSDGFSKTLSTAQEAAKSALNEVFQSKDICLLHGVTASGKTEVYVSLIKDLLQTGKQILYLLPEIALTTQLIKRLQQYFGERISVYHSKYNVQERVEVWNNIYQQKAKAQIIVGARSAILLPFSNLGLIVVDEEHEPSYKQFDPAPRYHARDAAVVLGQMHQAQVLMGSATPSLETYYNAKTGKYGLVSLSRRFGDIQMPENQIIDIKEKHRKKRMTGHFSDTLLRAITDTLEAGEQVILFQNRRGFSPILECTTCGHAPQCPNCDVSLTYHKYRDQLRCHYCGYHMAMLEQCMACSSPHLTTKGFGTEQLEGELKALYPEHQVARMDSDTTRGKFGYEKIIDALEQGKTDILVGTQMLAKGLDFRNVSLVGVLHADSLLNIPDFRAHERSFQLIQQVSGRAGRTQKRGLVLIQTYNPHHQIIQQAAMDDYQAMYEEQLEERYTYKYPPHYRLIKISMRHRDYQKLQEASVWMGQALKQVFGEFVLGPETPPVARIRNEYYRTLLIKLSRRQNLKEAKKRIARVKTSFLSVAPYRSVKVVIDVDPY, from the coding sequence ATGGCGCATTTTGTCGATGTCATTTTACCTATTCCTGTTGCTCAGGCTTTTACCTATTCAATTAGCGAGGCTGAGTATGACTTCCTGAAACTAGGAATGCGGGTGGCCGTGCCTTTTGGCAAATCAAAAATTTACACCGCAATGGTCCGCCGTACCCATACCCAGGCGCCAACCCTATATGAGGCCAAAGAGATCGAGCAGATTCTAGATGAAGAGCCGCTGGTGCACGAGGTACAGATGAAGCATTGGGAATGGATCGCCAACTATTATATGTGTACCCTTGGAGAAGTGATGCGTGCAGCTTTGCCCGGTGCCTTTTTACTGGAAAGCGAGACTATTATTCGCAAGCAGCAAGAATTGGATCCGGCAGTGACCGATCTGAGTGAGGACGAATGGCAGATCTATGAAGCCCTGCAGCAGCAATCTATTTTACGTATTCATGAGATCATTGATCTGTTGGACAAACGGAAAGTCCTTCCGGCCATCAAAAGTCTTTTGCATCGCGGGGTGCTCAGTATGGAGGAGGAGATTTACGAGCAATACAAACCCAAGCTTATCCAATATGTCCGGCTGGCTCCGGCCTATGAAGCTGAAGCCCTAATGCACCAAGCGTTGGATGATCTATCCCGGGCACCCAAACAACGTCAAATTTTATTGAGCTTATTTACCTTGAGGGCTCAATCAAAGAAGCCGCTACCGGCTAAGAAGCTTCTTAATCACGCAGAAGCCACAACCACCCAGCTGAATCAGTTGGTAGAAAAAGGTTATCTCGAACTTTTTGAGATCCAGCGTGATCGTATCCAATTTGACGGTCAATCGGATGGCTTTTCCAAAACCCTGAGTACGGCCCAGGAAGCGGCTAAATCAGCATTGAATGAGGTTTTTCAATCTAAAGATATCTGCCTGTTGCATGGGGTGACTGCATCGGGCAAGACGGAGGTCTATGTTTCATTGATTAAGGATCTGCTCCAAACCGGAAAACAGATTCTATACCTCTTGCCGGAGATCGCCTTGACCACGCAACTGATCAAGCGCTTACAGCAGTATTTTGGGGAACGTATTTCTGTGTATCACTCCAAGTACAATGTCCAGGAGCGGGTAGAGGTCTGGAATAATATTTATCAGCAGAAAGCGAAGGCACAGATCATTGTTGGAGCTCGAAGTGCAATCTTATTGCCTTTTTCGAATCTCGGACTCATCGTGGTGGATGAAGAACACGAACCCAGTTACAAGCAATTTGATCCGGCTCCCCGATACCATGCCCGGGATGCCGCAGTGGTACTGGGTCAAATGCATCAGGCTCAAGTGCTCATGGGTTCAGCAACCCCGTCTTTGGAAACCTATTATAATGCGAAGACCGGAAAATACGGACTGGTATCCCTTTCCAGACGCTTTGGCGACATCCAAATGCCCGAAAATCAGATCATCGATATCAAAGAAAAGCATCGCAAGAAACGAATGACCGGGCATTTTAGTGATACCTTACTGCGGGCCATTACCGATACACTAGAAGCCGGAGAGCAAGTGATCCTATTTCAGAACAGGCGAGGTTTCTCACCCATCTTGGAGTGTACTACCTGTGGTCACGCTCCGCAGTGTCCCAATTGTGACGTGAGTCTTACCTACCATAAGTATCGCGATCAGTTGCGCTGTCACTACTGTGGGTATCATATGGCCATGTTGGAGCAATGTATGGCCTGTAGCAGTCCGCATTTGACCACCAAAGGTTTCGGTACGGAACAACTGGAAGGAGAGTTGAAGGCCTTATATCCGGAACACCAGGTCGCTCGAATGGACTCAGACACGACTCGGGGAAAGTTCGGATATGAAAAGATCATCGATGCGTTAGAACAGGGGAAAACAGACATTTTGGTGGGTACTCAAATGCTGGCCAAAGGCCTGGATTTTCGAAATGTGAGTCTGGTGGGGGTCTTGCATGCAGATTCCTTGTTGAATATTCCCGATTTTCGAGCACATGAACGCAGTTTTCAACTGATTCAACAAGTCTCAGGCCGGGCGGGCCGAACCCAAAAGCGGGGATTGGTGCTTATACAGACCTACAATCCACATCATCAAATCATTCAACAAGCGGCTATGGATGATTATCAGGCGATGTACGAGGAACAATTGGAAGAACGGTATACCTATAAATATCCACCGCACTATCGATTGATCAAGATCAGTATGCGGCATCGCGATTACCAAAAATTACAGGAAGCTTCGGTATGGATGGGGCAGGCGCTAAAACAAGTCTTCGGAGAATTCGTACTGGGTCCTGAAACCCCACCGGTGGCTCGGATACGCAATGAATACTATCGTACACTGCTGATTAAGCTTTCGCGAAGGCAAAATCTTAAAGAGGCTAAAAAAAGAATAGCCCGTGTAAAAACGAGCTTTCTTTCAGTAGCTCCTTATCGGAGCGTTAAGGTGGTTATTGATGTAGATCCCTACTAA
- the rdgB gene encoding RdgB/HAM1 family non-canonical purine NTP pyrophosphatase translates to MNKKRTQLVFATHNRNKLKEVQTLLPSPMLLLSLDDIGCHEEIIEDALTIEGNALIKANYVLKHYGLPCFADDTGLEVNALHGEPGVYSARYAGLQRKAEDNNHLLLENLAPHQDRSARFKTVIALARRDEEPLFFEGICPGLITKTPRGADGFGYDPIFQPDGYQQTFAQMPLELKNKIGHRGRAMKKLLAFLDQEKI, encoded by the coding sequence ATGAATAAAAAACGGACGCAACTTGTTTTTGCGACCCACAACCGCAATAAACTTAAAGAAGTACAGACTTTGCTTCCATCCCCTATGCTGTTGCTCAGTCTGGATGATATTGGGTGTCATGAAGAAATCATAGAGGACGCCCTGACGATTGAAGGGAACGCCTTGATCAAAGCCAACTACGTACTTAAGCACTACGGTCTGCCCTGCTTCGCGGATGATACTGGTTTAGAAGTGAACGCGCTGCACGGCGAGCCTGGCGTGTATTCGGCGCGATATGCTGGTCTTCAGCGCAAGGCGGAAGATAATAACCATCTACTGCTTGAGAATCTGGCGCCGCATCAAGATCGAAGTGCCCGGTTCAAGACCGTGATCGCCCTGGCACGTAGGGATGAAGAGCCCTTATTTTTTGAAGGCATCTGTCCGGGGCTGATCACTAAGACTCCCCGGGGTGCCGATGGCTTTGGGTACGATCCCATTTTTCAGCCGGATGGCTATCAACAAACCTTTGCCCAGATGCCACTGGAGCTTAAAAATAAAATCGGACATCGAGGCCGGGCCATGAAAAAACTGCTTGCCTTTTTGGATCAGGAGAAGATTTAG
- a CDS encoding RNA methyltransferase, which produces MDEALLNHLLSFLTERRRTLFEEVLEERTRHFTVAVEDVYHLHNTSAVMRNCDAFGIQDVHVIEQRSGKRIDREIAMGAQKWVSVHRHKEPTSCIESLRSQGYRIVACSPHKQAYPLKDFSIEQPSVFFFGREVDGLSEEVMDTADDFIYIPMVGFSESLNISVSAAVILQYLTHQLKSSKIDWKLSEEERQELKFKWAKNTLKRSDKIIAHYHKSR; this is translated from the coding sequence ATGGATGAGGCCTTACTGAATCACCTATTGTCTTTTTTGACCGAGCGCAGAAGAACCCTTTTTGAGGAAGTGTTGGAAGAGCGAACGCGGCATTTTACAGTGGCTGTTGAAGATGTCTATCATTTGCACAATACCAGCGCGGTCATGCGGAATTGCGATGCTTTTGGTATTCAGGATGTCCACGTAATCGAACAACGCAGTGGGAAAAGGATCGATCGGGAGATTGCCATGGGAGCTCAGAAATGGGTCAGTGTGCATCGCCACAAGGAGCCGACGAGCTGTATAGAATCCTTACGATCACAAGGCTATCGCATCGTGGCTTGTTCTCCTCATAAACAGGCGTATCCCTTAAAAGATTTTTCCATTGAACAACCTTCCGTTTTCTTCTTTGGAAGGGAAGTGGATGGGTTGAGCGAGGAAGTGATGGATACGGCAGACGATTTCATCTATATCCCTATGGTGGGCTTTTCGGAGAGTCTTAATATTTCTGTTTCTGCGGCAGTAATTCTTCAGTATTTGACCCACCAATTAAAGTCCTCAAAAATAGACTGGAAATTATCAGAGGAAGAACGTCAAGAGCTCAAGTTTAAATGGGCCAAGAACACCTTAAAACGCTCCGATAAAATCATTGCGCATTATCATAAGAGTCGGTAG
- a CDS encoding LytTR family DNA-binding domain-containing protein has protein sequence MDNLVLECAVVDDSSLQRLAIVKMIEDHPNLHLAAEYNNAIETKNGLLETKVDLIFLDIEMPILTGFDLLDDLVHKPQIIFVTGKTKYAYKAFNYNAIDYLRKPITKDRFLNAVHKAISLHRLKTEGSVDDDDYIFVKSNLKKKKVYLNELKYITALGDYVKLITKNEPIIVLATMKSFVAQLPSDRFMRIHKSYIINVDKVEKYNSRNIEIDGEKIPLSRHKKNQLIEALSA, from the coding sequence GTGGACAATTTAGTTTTAGAATGTGCGGTAGTCGATGACTCTAGTTTGCAGCGCTTAGCTATCGTAAAGATGATCGAAGATCACCCCAATCTTCACCTGGCGGCCGAATACAATAATGCTATTGAAACAAAAAACGGCCTTCTGGAGACCAAAGTTGATTTGATCTTTCTCGATATCGAAATGCCGATCCTGACCGGATTCGACCTGTTGGATGACCTGGTACATAAACCGCAGATCATTTTCGTAACCGGCAAAACCAAGTACGCATACAAAGCGTTCAATTATAATGCAATTGACTATTTGCGTAAACCCATCACTAAAGATCGCTTTTTAAATGCCGTACACAAGGCCATTAGTCTGCATCGTCTAAAAACCGAAGGTAGTGTTGATGACGATGATTACATCTTCGTGAAAAGTAATCTGAAAAAGAAAAAAGTATATCTGAATGAGCTGAAGTACATCACCGCTTTGGGAGATTACGTGAAGCTCATTACCAAGAACGAACCCATCATTGTACTGGCCACTATGAAATCGTTTGTGGCTCAACTTCCGTCTGATCGCTTTATGCGTATCCATAAATCGTACATCATTAATGTCGATAAGGTAGAAAAGTACAACAGTCGGAATATTGAGATTGACGGTGAAAAGATCCCGCTGAGCCGACATAAGAAAAACCAGTTGATCGAAGCCCTCTCTGCTTAG
- the rlmH gene encoding 23S rRNA (pseudouridine(1915)-N(3))-methyltransferase RlmH, protein MNLKLMCIGKTDNRQLQQLIDDYTKRLSHYIKFELEALPDLKKTKHLSEAQQKEKEGTLLLSKLQSTDVLILLDERGKQYSSTAFAKFLQKKMNAGHKTLVFAVGGPYGFSPEVYERAQGKVSLSAMTFSHQMVRLFMTEQLYRAFTILKGEPYHHE, encoded by the coding sequence ATGAACCTGAAATTGATGTGCATCGGGAAGACGGACAACCGTCAACTACAGCAACTGATCGACGACTACACCAAACGCCTTAGCCATTATATCAAATTTGAATTGGAGGCCCTCCCCGATCTCAAGAAAACCAAGCACCTCAGTGAAGCACAACAAAAGGAGAAAGAGGGTACCTTACTACTGAGTAAATTACAAAGCACTGACGTTTTGATCCTATTGGATGAACGGGGTAAACAGTACAGCAGTACCGCTTTCGCGAAATTTCTACAAAAGAAAATGAATGCCGGACATAAGACCTTGGTTTTTGCGGTGGGCGGACCCTACGGTTTCTCTCCGGAAGTATATGAACGAGCCCAGGGCAAGGTCTCTTTAAGCGCCATGACTTTTTCCCATCAGATGGTACGCCTATTTATGACTGAACAGCTTTATCGCGCCTTTACCATTCTTAAAGGAGAACCTTACCATCATGAATAA
- a CDS encoding carboxypeptidase-like regulatory domain-containing protein translates to MQYAWAQEDPLIQGTVLNAANDEPLGNVNIVNLNNVKGAITAEDGTFEIPAKVDDTLYFSYLGFKTLQVRVTNDWQKFGDVKVKMTEIGIALEEVTVKEVQLTGYLEIDARNVPIYSNSRYSISGLNTGYEAGKNSPGAFSKVLSSIFNPADFLYNIFGKKPKEMRKLRKMKEDDKIRNLLAKKFDRETLTALLQVTRVDIDEILRRCNYSDNFILKSNDLQILDAISACYEEYQVLSRD, encoded by the coding sequence ATGCAGTACGCGTGGGCACAGGAAGATCCTTTGATCCAGGGCACCGTGCTAAACGCGGCCAATGATGAGCCCTTGGGCAATGTAAACATTGTCAACCTGAACAACGTGAAGGGCGCGATCACCGCTGAAGATGGAACCTTCGAAATTCCCGCCAAGGTCGATGATACCCTCTATTTCTCCTATCTCGGTTTCAAAACATTGCAAGTACGAGTGACCAATGACTGGCAAAAGTTTGGGGATGTTAAAGTGAAAATGACTGAAATCGGAATCGCACTGGAAGAAGTTACGGTGAAAGAAGTACAACTGACCGGCTACCTGGAAATCGATGCCAGAAATGTTCCCATCTACAGCAATAGCCGCTACAGTATTTCCGGTTTGAATACGGGATACGAGGCCGGCAAAAATTCGCCAGGCGCCTTCAGCAAAGTACTAAGCTCTATTTTTAATCCTGCTGATTTTCTGTATAATATTTTCGGGAAAAAACCCAAAGAAATGCGCAAGCTGCGCAAAATGAAGGAGGATGATAAAATTCGAAACCTACTCGCCAAGAAATTTGATCGGGAGACCTTAACGGCTTTGCTCCAGGTGACCCGCGTTGATATTGACGAGATTCTACGGCGGTGTAATTATTCCGATAATTTCATTCTGAAATCGAACGACCTGCAAATTTTGGATGCCATTAGCGCTTGTTACGAGGAGTATCAAGTCTTGAGCCGGGATTAG
- a CDS encoding DEAD/DEAH box helicase — protein MNKFEQLGLNSAILQAVEDMGFTEPSEVQEATIPILLKENTDLVALAQTGTGKTAAFGFPLIQQIDASSRTTQGLIISPTRELCLQITNELKAYGKHVKGLNTVAVYGGANIQEQAREVKRGAQIIVATPGRMQDLMRRGLVDISAISFCILDEADEMLNMGFYEDITTILKDTPKDKSTWLFSATMPKEVARIAKKFMNDPQEITVGSKNVGAENVSHEYYLVNARDRYQALRRLADANPDIFSVVFCRTKRDTQKVAENLIEDGYNAAALHGDLSQNQRDLVMKSFRTRQIQMLVATDVAARGIDVDDITHVINYQLPDEIETYTHRSGRTGRAGKSGVSMVIVTKSELRNIKRIEKIIDKSFEQKEVPDGMEICQVQLFHLAKSIKDTEINHEIDSYLPAINEVLDGLTKEELIKKVFSVEFTRFYNYYKKAKDLNENVQASAKEASGDSTRYFINVGAKDGFDWMRLKDFLKEVTGLGRDGVYRVDCKDSFSFFNTDTSNKEIILGLFEDFQLDGRNINVEVTQDKGGSGGGGGGRSRGRKDRKEHRKGGNRNRRDRETQTSSGKREGKSAPGKKGGKSPFSGKRRRRS, from the coding sequence ATGAACAAATTTGAACAACTAGGGCTTAACAGCGCTATTCTACAAGCTGTAGAAGACATGGGATTCACCGAGCCGTCCGAAGTACAGGAAGCCACCATCCCTATTTTACTTAAGGAAAACACTGATCTGGTTGCCCTGGCGCAAACCGGGACCGGAAAAACCGCTGCTTTTGGTTTTCCGCTTATTCAGCAAATCGATGCATCCAGTAGAACAACTCAAGGACTGATCATTTCGCCTACTCGCGAACTTTGTCTGCAAATCACCAACGAACTCAAAGCGTACGGGAAACACGTTAAAGGTTTAAATACCGTAGCCGTATATGGCGGGGCCAATATTCAGGAACAGGCACGCGAGGTAAAACGCGGTGCTCAGATTATTGTAGCCACACCTGGACGTATGCAGGATTTGATGCGCAGAGGTCTGGTAGACATCAGTGCAATCAGTTTCTGCATTTTGGATGAGGCTGATGAAATGCTGAACATGGGCTTCTATGAGGACATCACCACCATTTTAAAAGATACCCCTAAGGATAAAAGCACCTGGCTCTTTTCTGCAACAATGCCTAAGGAAGTGGCCAGGATCGCCAAGAAATTCATGAACGATCCTCAGGAAATTACGGTAGGATCGAAAAATGTTGGGGCTGAGAATGTTTCCCATGAATACTACCTGGTCAATGCCCGTGACCGCTATCAGGCGTTACGTCGTTTGGCTGATGCCAACCCGGATATTTTTTCCGTGGTCTTTTGCCGAACCAAGCGTGACACTCAAAAAGTAGCAGAAAATCTGATTGAAGACGGATATAATGCTGCGGCTCTACACGGTGACCTCAGTCAAAATCAGCGGGATCTGGTCATGAAAAGCTTCAGAACCCGTCAGATCCAAATGTTGGTCGCTACCGATGTTGCGGCTCGCGGAATTGATGTGGATGACATCACCCATGTGATCAACTATCAACTTCCCGACGAGATCGAGACCTACACCCACCGTAGCGGACGTACCGGACGTGCCGGGAAAAGCGGAGTTTCAATGGTGATCGTGACCAAAAGTGAATTGCGTAATATCAAGCGGATTGAGAAGATCATCGACAAATCTTTTGAGCAGAAAGAAGTACCGGATGGTATGGAAATCTGTCAGGTGCAATTATTTCACCTGGCGAAGAGTATTAAAGATACGGAAATCAACCATGAGATTGATTCTTATCTACCCGCCATCAATGAGGTACTCGACGGCCTGACCAAAGAAGAACTCATCAAGAAAGTCTTTTCGGTAGAATTCACCCGCTTTTACAATTACTATAAAAAAGCGAAAGATCTTAATGAAAATGTACAGGCTTCTGCCAAAGAAGCAAGCGGCGACTCTACCCGTTACTTCATTAACGTTGGCGCAAAAGACGGCTTTGACTGGATGCGATTGAAAGACTTCCTCAAGGAAGTTACCGGATTGGGACGTGACGGCGTTTACCGTGTGGATTGTAAAGACAGTTTTTCCTTCTTTAATACCGACACCAGCAATAAGGAGATCATTCTGGGTCTATTTGAAGATTTTCAGCTGGATGGCCGAAACATCAATGTAGAAGTGACGCAGGATAAAGGCGGCTCTGGCGGGGGCGGCGGAGGTCGCAGTCGGGGACGAAAAGACCGCAAAGAACATCGCAAAGGCGGAAACCGCAACAGACGGGATAGAGAAACCCAAACCAGCTCCGGAAAGCGTGAAGGAAAAAGTGCTCCCGGCAAAAAAGGCGGAAAAAGTCCGTTTTCTGGTAAACGTAGAAGACGAAGCTAA
- a CDS encoding NAD-dependent deacylase has product MLKKRLVVLSGAGMSAESGLKTFRDADGLWEGHDVMEVASVQGWRRNRGRVLDFYNQRRRQLREVEPNSAHRALADLEHDFQVQIITQNVDDLHERAGSSEVLHLHGELLKVRSTFDEGLIMDWKHDLNLGDFCEFNHQLRPHIVWFGEEVPLLPLAAQQVSEADIVLIVGTSLQVYPAASLMDYASAKAKLYYIDPKPAISSSARLQVIAEPATVGVPIVVDQLRDTAS; this is encoded by the coding sequence ATGTTAAAGAAGCGTTTAGTCGTATTGAGTGGCGCCGGGATGAGCGCTGAAAGCGGACTCAAGACTTTTCGGGATGCCGATGGTCTTTGGGAAGGTCATGATGTGATGGAGGTGGCCTCTGTTCAGGGCTGGAGGCGAAATCGGGGAAGGGTATTGGACTTTTATAACCAGCGACGACGTCAATTGCGAGAGGTGGAACCGAATAGTGCGCACAGGGCACTGGCCGATCTGGAACACGATTTCCAGGTGCAAATCATCACTCAAAATGTGGACGATCTGCACGAACGTGCCGGAAGCTCTGAGGTCTTGCACCTTCATGGCGAATTGCTTAAAGTGCGGAGCACCTTTGACGAAGGACTGATCATGGACTGGAAACACGATTTAAACCTGGGAGATTTCTGCGAATTCAATCATCAATTAAGGCCGCATATTGTGTGGTTCGGTGAAGAGGTACCGCTGCTTCCCTTGGCTGCTCAGCAGGTAAGTGAAGCCGATATCGTCCTCATTGTGGGTACTTCACTTCAGGTGTATCCCGCTGCAAGCTTGATGGATTACGCTTCCGCGAAAGCGAAACTTTATTATATAGACCCCAAACCGGCCATCTCGAGTTCAGCACGACTTCAGGTCATCGCTGAACCGGCTACCGTGGGCGTGCCTATTGTGGTGGATCAGTTACGAGATACTGCATCCTAG
- a CDS encoding DUF2147 domain-containing protein gives MKKLLIFTLLIFAFAKSNPRDSRPTGEQSGKAATAQRSVTGSWKTIDDNTGEAKSIVNIYEKDGKLYGKVQRILKEERRDQLCTACKGEKKNEPVEGLIIIEGLSKDEEVYEDGTILDPENGKTYKAKIWLDENNPDILHVRGYVAFFYRTQDWVRHK, from the coding sequence ATGAAAAAACTACTTATTTTCACTTTGTTAATATTCGCTTTCGCGAAATCGAACCCGCGAGATTCACGACCAACGGGAGAGCAAAGCGGTAAAGCGGCCACGGCCCAACGTTCGGTAACCGGTAGCTGGAAAACCATAGACGACAACACCGGTGAAGCCAAGTCCATCGTCAACATCTACGAAAAGGATGGAAAACTCTACGGCAAAGTACAGCGCATACTGAAGGAGGAGCGCCGGGATCAATTGTGTACGGCCTGCAAAGGAGAAAAAAAGAACGAACCGGTAGAGGGATTGATCATTATCGAAGGTCTTTCTAAAGACGAGGAGGTCTATGAAGACGGCACCATATTAGATCCCGAGAATGGCAAGACCTATAAGGCCAAGATCTGGTTGGATGAAAACAATCCCGATATTCTTCACGTTCGAGGCTACGTCGCTTTCTTTTATCGTACTCAGGATTGGGTGCGCCATAAATAG